In the Afipia sp. GAS231 genome, GACTGGTCTCGTTGGCCGCGAAGGCCCGGAACTCGGCGCTGACGCAGGCGCGCTGGAAAATTGCCGCCCCTTCCTCGACCCCGGGCACGGCGCCGTCGCGGCCGAACAGCGACGGCATGTAGACGGTAAATCCGGCATCGCGCACCCAACGGCTGAAGCGGGCGACGTGAGGGCTGATCCCGGGCATTTCCGTCATGACGATGACCGCGGGACCGCGGCCGGCGATGTAGACCCGCTTGGTGACATCGTTCAGCGCGATCTCGCGAACCGCGAAATCCTCCAGCACGTCGTCCTGCTTCATGGATCGATTGGGCATGCGAAACGTTTCCTCTGTGGTGAAAGACGAGCGCGCCGGGACCGGCGCTTCCGCGCCGGAGGCTGGCTTGTTCGGGTCAGCGATTTACGACAAGATGTTGCAAGTGCCGGTAGCCGGACGCGGCGGCAAAATCCGGCAGTTTCCACAGACTGCCGCTCACGCCCCACGTACCGTCCTCGATTTCGTTGACGATGAACGAACTGGTGATCCGGCGCTTCTCGCCCGGAAGCGCATCGATCACCGCTTGGTGCAGCAGCTCGACAAAGCGGGCGCGGCTTCGATCATCGAGGATTCCCTTGGGAATGTTTACGACGGCATCAAACGACACCAGCATTTGCGACAGGTCGCGACCGCCGAACGACCGGCTGCCGGCGGCGATTTCCTCGATCGTGACCACGCACAGCGCGCGCATTTTCGGATCGTCCGGAACCTGCTCGCATTCCGCCGCGGACGCGCAAATGCCGTTGGTAAGCGCAGCCTTTGCTTCGTCGCCGAGGACGCCGGCCGGAACCTTGACAGTGATATAGGGCACGAAAATCTCCATTGAGTCCATTTGTTGGACTCAGCATAATCACCTAGATCCAAATTTGCAACTCAGATAAAATGACCTCATGACCGACGCCCCCCTCGTCCGCCGCTCCCCCGTCCCCCCGGACCAGTGCAATCTGTGGAGGGCCTTCGGCCTGATCGGCGACCGCTGGACCCTGGTGATTCTGCGATCGGCGCTATATGGCGTCCGGCGGTTCGATGATTTCCAGGTCGAACTCGAGATCCCCCGCAGCGTGCTGAGCCATCGCCTCGCCGCCCTGGTCGAACTCGGAATCATGGAGCGCCGCGAATACCGCGAAGACGGGCAGCGGGCGCGAATCGAATACCCGCTGACCGAAATGGGCCGCGCGCTCGGCCTGCCGTTCATGGCCATGACCGAATGGAGCGACCACTGGATCGGCAACGGCACGTCGCCGCTGACGCTGCGATCGAAGACGTCAGGTCAAAGGTTCAGGGTTGCCCTGATCGACGAAGGCGGCAAGCCGGCCCGCAAGGACGACGTCGAAACGGTGATCACGCTCGGTCCGCGACAGCAGGCCAAAACGGCCAACAAGAAAGCCGGCGGCGCAACGGACACCTGAACCTGACGCGCCTCGACAAGCCGCCTTCGGCGCGCAAAAAAAATCCGCCGGTAGCGATGAGCTACCAGCGGATCCAGGTCAGCACGGGGGTCGAGGGGGTAAAATCAAGCCGCCTTGGATTTCGCCACGTGGGAGGCGATCGCATCCATCAACGGCGGGTTCAGGCAATCATAGGGCTCAAGCCCAAGCTCCTTGAGCCTGGACCTGATGGCGCCCATTTCTTCCGGCTTGACGCCGGACTCCAGCACGGACGACACGAAGGCCGCAAACCCCGGCGCCGCCCAGCCACCTTCCTGGAACAGTTCGGGGTGGATGAAATCGAGACCGTAGAACGGATGCCCCTTGTTCTCGATGCGGCCGTACATATGCGTGCCGCAAACCTTGCAGGCATGGCGCTGGATCGCCGCCGATGCATCGACGATATGAAGCTTGTCGCCGTTCTCGGTCACCTTGACATTGTCGCGCGGGACCACGGCGACTACGGAGAAGGTCGCCCCCTCCGGCTTCCAGCATTTGGTGCAGCCGCAGGCGTGGTTGTGGGCGACATCGCCCCTGATGACAACCTTGACCGGCTTGTCCTTGCATTTGCAGACCAGGGTGCCGCCGGCAAAATTGCCTGAACCCTTTTTGACGCCGTCATCAATCGATGGGTGGATATGAACAGTCATGGACCTCTCCTCCTGATGTTTGCGGTTGCAATTTAGAACACGACGACCGAACGAATCGATTTGCCTTCATGCATCAGATCGAATCCCTTGTTGATCTCCTCGAGCTTGAGGACATGGGTGATCATCGGATCGATCTCGATCTTTCCGTTCATGTACCAGTCGACGATTTTGGGAACGTCGGTGCGGCCCCGCGCGCCGCCGAACGCCGTGCCTTTCCAGACGCGGCCGGTTACCAGCTGGAACGGCCGGGTGGCGATTTCCTTGCCGGATTCCGCGACCCCGATGATCACGGAGACGCCCCAGCCGCGATGGCAGGCTTCGAGCGCCTGGCGCATCACATTGGTATTGCCCGTGCAGTCGAAGGTGT is a window encoding:
- a CDS encoding winged helix-turn-helix transcriptional regulator → MTDAPLVRRSPVPPDQCNLWRAFGLIGDRWTLVILRSALYGVRRFDDFQVELEIPRSVLSHRLAALVELGIMERREYREDGQRARIEYPLTEMGRALGLPFMAMTEWSDHWIGNGTSPLTLRSKTSGQRFRVALIDEGGKPARKDDVETVITLGPRQQAKTANKKAGGATDT
- a CDS encoding tautomerase; protein product: MPYITVKVPAGVLGDEAKAALTNGICASAAECEQVPDDPKMRALCVVTIEEIAAGSRSFGGRDLSQMLVSFDAVVNIPKGILDDRSRARFVELLHQAVIDALPGEKRRITSSFIVNEIEDGTWGVSGSLWKLPDFAAASGYRHLQHLVVNR
- the gfa gene encoding S-(hydroxymethyl)glutathione synthase gives rise to the protein MTVHIHPSIDDGVKKGSGNFAGGTLVCKCKDKPVKVVIRGDVAHNHACGCTKCWKPEGATFSVVAVVPRDNVKVTENGDKLHIVDASAAIQRHACKVCGTHMYGRIENKGHPFYGLDFIHPELFQEGGWAAPGFAAFVSSVLESGVKPEEMGAIRSRLKELGLEPYDCLNPPLMDAIASHVAKSKAA